In the Mycolicibacterium chubuense NBB4 genome, one interval contains:
- a CDS encoding type IV secretory system conjugative DNA transfer family protein — MSKRPEPYNPYCGLVVNNDEQYEKVQGAPHLAISAPTRTGKTRRLLAPAAVLHPGPLVAVSSKEDLAELVLMRRGVTGPTGVIDLRPEKTLAWPEGVRSMVSDPTASIGSADEALTVAETMLATSGVGFGGASSGQTVAAGGLWESTASRPLACLLYAASPQGNSQGMPWVLEAVENLGVEDEEDGHGGGQMSLEATPSWMTAAALCPHPMLSDPMQRVLTMNSRMRDSVAITVSKAVTPWVRLGLSATEHLDRLSAVDELSIESFDVSMLGDPDASLFVIAPNTGTVAGAAVALIDSIIRHFRKRTAQHQLEHRLLLELDEVCNSCPLPALLNYVGESAGLGVNIMATVQASSHFDVVYGPKYADALRDIFPGTVVMYGAHERHLLEQASHWQGLGTRRTESYEPNGGSRSQSSQLGAIIDWQELLPQSYEEAQLLLRGTAGRRVQIPDWSQFIDIYDSAIQTRQRRQRMAAASA, encoded by the coding sequence CACCGCATTTGGCGATCAGCGCACCCACGCGCACCGGCAAGACCCGACGCCTACTCGCCCCGGCCGCGGTACTTCATCCAGGCCCGCTGGTGGCCGTGTCCAGCAAGGAGGACCTCGCCGAACTGGTGCTCATGCGCCGCGGAGTCACGGGCCCGACCGGGGTCATCGACCTGCGCCCGGAGAAGACGCTCGCCTGGCCGGAGGGGGTGCGGTCCATGGTCAGTGATCCCACTGCGTCGATTGGGTCGGCCGACGAAGCTCTCACCGTCGCCGAGACCATGCTCGCCACCTCCGGTGTCGGTTTCGGCGGGGCGTCCAGCGGCCAGACGGTGGCCGCTGGCGGTTTGTGGGAATCGACGGCGAGCCGCCCACTGGCGTGCCTGCTGTACGCGGCCAGCCCCCAAGGCAACAGTCAGGGCATGCCCTGGGTCCTGGAAGCCGTCGAGAATCTCGGGGTCGAGGACGAGGAGGACGGCCACGGCGGCGGTCAGATGTCGCTGGAAGCCACACCGTCTTGGATGACCGCGGCAGCACTGTGTCCGCACCCGATGCTCTCCGACCCGATGCAGCGCGTGCTCACGATGAACAGCCGCATGCGCGACAGCGTGGCCATCACCGTCTCCAAGGCAGTCACGCCGTGGGTGCGTCTCGGGCTCAGCGCCACCGAGCATCTCGACCGCCTCAGCGCAGTCGATGAGCTGAGCATCGAATCCTTCGATGTCTCCATGCTCGGCGACCCTGACGCCAGCCTGTTCGTCATCGCACCCAACACCGGCACCGTCGCCGGCGCGGCGGTAGCGCTGATCGACTCCATCATCCGCCATTTCCGCAAACGCACCGCTCAGCACCAGCTTGAACATCGACTGCTGCTCGAACTCGACGAGGTGTGTAACTCCTGCCCGCTACCCGCGCTGCTCAACTACGTTGGCGAGTCGGCGGGTCTGGGCGTCAACATCATGGCCACCGTGCAGGCCTCCAGCCACTTCGACGTCGTGTACGGGCCGAAGTATGCCGACGCGCTGCGCGACATCTTCCCCGGCACCGTCGTGATGTACGGGGCCCATGAGCGCCACCTGCTCGAGCAAGCGTCGCACTGGCAGGGGCTGGGGACGCGGCGCACAGAGTCTTACGAGCCGAACGGTGGAAGCCGTTCGCAGTCATCGCAACTGGGCGCGATCATCGACTGGCAGGAACTGCTTCCACAAAGTTACGAGGAGGCGCAGTTGCTGCTTCGGGGTACCGCGGGGCGCCGTGTCCAGATTCCCGACTGGAGCCAGTTCATCGATATCTACGACAGTGCGATCCAGACTCGCCAGCGTCGACAGCGGATGGCCGCAGCGTCGGCCTGA
- a CDS encoding RNA ligase family protein: protein MAAGRSVVRRRGTSAPMLATLGPPPSGDRWAVEWKFDGQRANLIVDRGEVVSFSRNGADVSLTFPELALVSQAVGGRAVVLDGEIVALDAQGRPSFTRLQRRWPQNRRPKPDLLRSVPLQLIAFDVLAVDGRDLTDEPYVKRREVLESLIVEESAVVTVPKAFFGVPAADMLEVAAQHHMEGIVSKRVDSPYREGRSPWWVKSPVRQSAELAVVAFAGPPGRVGALLLAGHRDDGALELAGARSARGSAR, encoded by the coding sequence GTGGCCGCTGGGCGTTCTGTGGTGCGCCGGCGGGGGACGTCGGCGCCGATGCTGGCCACCCTCGGTCCGCCGCCCAGTGGTGACCGGTGGGCTGTGGAGTGGAAATTTGATGGCCAGCGCGCCAATCTCATTGTCGATCGCGGCGAGGTCGTCAGTTTCTCGCGCAATGGTGCCGACGTGTCGCTGACGTTCCCGGAGTTGGCTTTGGTGAGTCAGGCCGTGGGCGGGCGGGCGGTGGTGCTCGACGGAGAGATCGTGGCCCTTGATGCACAGGGGCGTCCGTCGTTCACGCGACTACAGCGGCGGTGGCCTCAGAATCGGCGGCCGAAGCCCGACCTGCTCCGCTCGGTTCCCCTGCAGCTCATAGCTTTTGACGTTCTCGCGGTCGACGGCCGGGATCTCACTGACGAGCCGTACGTCAAGCGCCGCGAGGTACTGGAGTCGCTGATCGTGGAGGAGTCCGCGGTGGTAACGGTGCCCAAGGCGTTCTTCGGTGTGCCGGCAGCGGACATGTTGGAGGTAGCTGCTCAGCACCATATGGAGGGCATCGTGTCCAAGCGGGTGGACTCCCCGTATCGGGAGGGCCGCTCGCCGTGGTGGGTGAAGAGCCCAGTGCGACAGAGTGCCGAACTTGCAGTGGTGGCGTTCGCAGGTCCGCCGGGGCGAGTCGGGGCGCTGCTGCTGGCCGGCCACCGCGACGACGGTGCGTTGGAGCTAGCCGGCGCCAGGTCGGCACGGGGTTCAGCGCGGTGA